One Pseudomonadota bacterium genomic window, GCCCCCAGTTGCTGCGCCGCCAGCATTACTGCCAGCAGAGGGCCTGCGCCACAGGCTTCAGCCGTACCGCTTTCAACCAGATGCCAAAAAAGGTCCGGGTCAAAAGCGGCGATCGCATCCAGCACCCCCCGGTCGAGACGGCCGGCAGTGGCGGCGTCATGAAAATGCGAAAGATCTGTGCTGGCAACCAGCAGGACGCGGCGCTGATCCGCGACCTGAGTCAGAATCAACGCCAACTGCCGTGCCGCGGCCTGGCTTTGCCGACCCATAATAATCGGCAACAATTGAAAATCACCCAGGGCAACCTGCAGAAAAGGCAACTGCACTTCCAGGGAATGCTCCTGACGATGGGCTTCCGGGTGAAAGTTTACCGCCGCAGATTTCCCGATCAGCTCCATTGCCAGACAACGCTCAACCGGAACGCGTCCCAATGGCGTCAGATAATCCCCTGCGGTATAAATGGAAAACCCGCTGAAAAGATGGTGGTGGGAGGGCGCCACAATAACCACCAGGTCAAACTTCAAACCTTGCACCAGGCGATAAGCGCTTCCGGCCACCGTTCCGGAGAAGCTGTAACCGGCATGGGGTGAAACCAGAGCGACAAGTTCTCCGTCTATCGCCCTTGGCGCTTCAGCCGCCGCCAGATAAGCCTCAATCTCTCGACGCAGTCGCGCAGCATCATGGCTGTAAAAGGTTCCGGCAACCGCCGGCGGACGATCTCTTCCGGGCTCCATGCTTTTTCCCTCCCTAAACCCCAGCTGTCTTCTCAACACAGTCCCCATGCCCGACCGCCAGCAAAAAACCTGCCGGCGTACGGCCTCAGGTTTAATAAACCTTCAAGCAACACGACCGGACGAGCTCAGGCGAATTGCAAGAAAGCTGCTGTACAACTCAAGGATACGCACTTCGGCGGAATTAAAGGCAACGGTTTTTCGGTTCCGCAAAACCAGCAAAACCCCCAGGCTTCGGGATTCTTCCCGCACGAACATGGGGAAAGC contains:
- the amrB gene encoding AmmeMemoRadiSam system protein B; its protein translation is MGTVLRRQLGFREGKSMEPGRDRPPAVAGTFYSHDAARLRREIEAYLAAAEAPRAIDGELVALVSPHAGYSFSGTVAGSAYRLVQGLKFDLVVIVAPSHHHLFSGFSIYTAGDYLTPLGRVPVERCLAMELIGKSAAVNFHPEAHRQEHSLEVQLPFLQVALGDFQLLPIIMGRQSQAAARQLALILTQVADQRRVLLVASTDLSHFHDAATAGRLDRGVLDAIAAFDPDLFWHLVESGTAEACGAGPLLAVMLAAQQLGARRARILAYRHSGEVCGDNRRVVGYLAAALFK